In Myxococcota bacterium, the following proteins share a genomic window:
- a CDS encoding alpha/beta fold hydrolase, producing the protein MLACAVPWLACTPQQPRPPAQSPRYPRSGDFAQELGFGGGTRHYLLHLPPDYARHVPLPLVLAFHGGGGDAKDFQRAAGLDAQADALGWAVAYPDGSGKLDHRLLTWNAGTCCGEAQAEHVDDVGFAVALLADLARDLDLDRTRIYAVGHSNGGMMAYRLAAREGARIAAVVSVAGPDMSDSFPSGPPVPVLHIHSVDDPRASYAGGESRTLAFISHHQSFRSVDDTLARWRGRDGCTGEGKVVDQRKLESHSAELVDFGPCANGADVLLWRMHGPGHGWPGGHSWLSALVIGPETKVIRAAEEIFRFLPRFSRPDAPPLR; encoded by the coding sequence GTGCTGGCATGCGCGGTGCCGTGGCTCGCGTGCACGCCGCAGCAGCCGCGGCCTCCGGCCCAGTCACCGCGCTATCCGCGCTCGGGCGACTTCGCCCAGGAGCTCGGCTTCGGCGGGGGCACGCGTCACTACCTGCTGCACCTGCCACCCGACTACGCCCGGCACGTGCCGCTGCCGCTCGTGCTCGCCTTCCACGGCGGCGGCGGCGACGCGAAGGACTTCCAGCGCGCCGCCGGCCTCGACGCACAGGCCGACGCGCTCGGCTGGGCGGTCGCGTATCCCGACGGCAGCGGCAAGCTCGACCACCGCCTGCTCACCTGGAACGCCGGCACGTGCTGCGGCGAGGCGCAGGCCGAGCACGTCGACGACGTGGGCTTCGCGGTCGCGCTGCTCGCCGACCTGGCGCGCGACCTCGACCTGGACCGCACGCGCATCTACGCCGTGGGTCACTCGAACGGCGGCATGATGGCCTACCGGCTCGCCGCGCGGGAGGGGGCGCGCATCGCGGCGGTGGTCTCGGTGGCGGGGCCGGACATGAGTGACTCGTTCCCGAGCGGGCCGCCGGTCCCGGTGCTGCACATCCACAGCGTCGACGACCCGCGCGCCAGCTACGCGGGCGGCGAGTCGCGCACGCTGGCGTTCATCAGCCACCACCAGAGCTTCCGCTCCGTCGACGACACGCTCGCGCGCTGGCGCGGGCGCGACGGCTGCACGGGCGAAGGCAAGGTCGTCGACCAGCGCAAGCTCGAGTCACACAGCGCGGAGCTGGTCGACTTCGGGCCGTGCGCGAACGGCGCCGACGTGCTGCTCTGGCGCATGCACGGGCCGGGTCACGGCTGGCCCGGGGGTCACTCGTGGCTGTCGGCGCTGGTGATCGGGCCCGAGACGAAGGTGATCCGCGCGGCGGAGGAGATCTTCCGCTTCCTGCCGCGCTTCAGCCGCCCCGACGCGCCGCCGCTGCGCTAG